A portion of the Lolium rigidum isolate FL_2022 chromosome 1, APGP_CSIRO_Lrig_0.1, whole genome shotgun sequence genome contains these proteins:
- the LOC124696994 gene encoding outer mitochondrial transmembrane helix translocase-like isoform X2 translates to MRSTDSSRFVQELVLYAASAALSCLVLFAGLRQLDPNRESSKKALQHKKEIAKRLGRPLISTTPYEDVIACDVINPDEIDVEFDSVGGLDEVKQALYELVILPLRRPELFAYGKLLSPQKGVLLYGPPGTGKTMLAKAIAKESGAVFINIRISNLMSKWFGDAQKLVSAVFSLAHKLQPAIIFIDEVDSFLGQRRTTDHEAMTNMKTEFMSLWDGFTTDQNARVMVLAATNRPSELDEAILRRFTQIFEIGVPVRSERSKILQVVLKGENVESNIDYDYIASMCDGFTGSDILELCKQAAFYPIREILSSEKDGIRPDSPRPLKQSDLEKALSTSRKGKKSGLQSPVWIRPSDPEDDQISCKSAVE, encoded by the exons ATGAGGTCGACGGACTCGTCGCGGTTCGTGCAGGAGCTGGTGCTCTACGCGGCGAGCGCGGCGCTCAGCTGCCTGGTCCTCTTCGCCGGCCTCCGCCAGCTCGACCCCAACCGCGAGTCCTCCAAGAAGGCGCTGCAGCACAAGAAGGAGATCGCCAAGCGCCTCGGCAGGCCGCTCATCTCCACCACCCCCTACGAG GACGTGATTGCGTGCGACGTCATCAACCCCGACGAGATCGACGTGGAGTTCGACTCCGTCGGCGGGCTCGACGAGGTCAAGCAGGCGCTCTACGAGCTCGTCATCCTGCCGCTGCGCCGCCCCGAGCTCTTCGCGTACGGCAAGCTCCTCAGCCCGCAGAAGGGGGTGCTCCTCTACGGCCCGCCCGGGACGGGCAAGACCATGCTCGCCAAGGCCATCGCCAAGGAGTCGGGCGCCGTCTTCATCAACATCAGGATTTCCAATCTCATGAGCAAGTGGTTCGGGGACGCACAGAAGCTAG TGTCTGCCGTGTTTAGCCTCGCTCACAAGCTCCAGCccgctatcatcttcatcgatgaGGTTGATAGTTTCTTGGGACAGCGGCGGACAACAGACCACGAAGCTATGACCAATATGAAGACGGAGTTCATGTCCCTATGGGACGGTTTCACCACCGATC AGAATGCTCGTGTGATGGTGCTTGCTGCTACAAACAGACCTTCTGAGCTAGACGAGGCCATTCTCAGGCGCTTTACGCAGATATTTGAAATTGGGGTCCCCGTTCGCAGTGAAAGAAGCAAGATACTTCAAGTTGTATTGAAGGGTGAAAATGTCGAGTCCAACATCGATTACGATTACATTGCCAGTATGTGTGACGGCTTTACTGGATCAGATATCCTAGAACTGTGCAAGCAGGCTGCATTCTACCCGATCAGGGAGATTTTGAGCAGCGAGAAAGATGGGATCAGACCAGAT AGTCCAAGACCCTTGAAGCAATCAGACCTGGAGAAAGCTTTGTCAACATCTAGGAAGGGAAAGAAGTCAGGCCTACAGTCACCTGTGTGGATCCGGCCGTCAGATCCTGAAGATGACCAG ATCTCATGCAAATCGGCAGTGGAGTAA
- the LOC124696994 gene encoding outer mitochondrial transmembrane helix translocase-like isoform X1 — protein MRSTDSSRFVQELVLYAASAALSCLVLFAGLRQLDPNRESSKKALQHKKEIAKRLGRPLISTTPYEDVIACDVINPDEIDVEFDSVGGLDEVKQALYELVILPLRRPELFAYGKLLSPQKGVLLYGPPGTGKTMLAKAIAKESGAVFINIRISNLMSKWFGDAQKLVSAVFSLAHKLQPAIIFIDEVDSFLGQRRTTDHEAMTNMKTEFMSLWDGFTTDQNARVMVLAATNRPSELDEAILRRFTQIFEIGVPVRSERSKILQVVLKGENVESNIDYDYIASMCDGFTGSDILELCKQAAFYPIREILSSEKDGIRPDSPRPLKQSDLEKALSTSRKGKKSGLQSPVWIRPSDPEDDQVQSAIFEISKMMSRIVQNSQSEPQEPSSP, from the exons ATGAGGTCGACGGACTCGTCGCGGTTCGTGCAGGAGCTGGTGCTCTACGCGGCGAGCGCGGCGCTCAGCTGCCTGGTCCTCTTCGCCGGCCTCCGCCAGCTCGACCCCAACCGCGAGTCCTCCAAGAAGGCGCTGCAGCACAAGAAGGAGATCGCCAAGCGCCTCGGCAGGCCGCTCATCTCCACCACCCCCTACGAG GACGTGATTGCGTGCGACGTCATCAACCCCGACGAGATCGACGTGGAGTTCGACTCCGTCGGCGGGCTCGACGAGGTCAAGCAGGCGCTCTACGAGCTCGTCATCCTGCCGCTGCGCCGCCCCGAGCTCTTCGCGTACGGCAAGCTCCTCAGCCCGCAGAAGGGGGTGCTCCTCTACGGCCCGCCCGGGACGGGCAAGACCATGCTCGCCAAGGCCATCGCCAAGGAGTCGGGCGCCGTCTTCATCAACATCAGGATTTCCAATCTCATGAGCAAGTGGTTCGGGGACGCACAGAAGCTAG TGTCTGCCGTGTTTAGCCTCGCTCACAAGCTCCAGCccgctatcatcttcatcgatgaGGTTGATAGTTTCTTGGGACAGCGGCGGACAACAGACCACGAAGCTATGACCAATATGAAGACGGAGTTCATGTCCCTATGGGACGGTTTCACCACCGATC AGAATGCTCGTGTGATGGTGCTTGCTGCTACAAACAGACCTTCTGAGCTAGACGAGGCCATTCTCAGGCGCTTTACGCAGATATTTGAAATTGGGGTCCCCGTTCGCAGTGAAAGAAGCAAGATACTTCAAGTTGTATTGAAGGGTGAAAATGTCGAGTCCAACATCGATTACGATTACATTGCCAGTATGTGTGACGGCTTTACTGGATCAGATATCCTAGAACTGTGCAAGCAGGCTGCATTCTACCCGATCAGGGAGATTTTGAGCAGCGAGAAAGATGGGATCAGACCAGAT AGTCCAAGACCCTTGAAGCAATCAGACCTGGAGAAAGCTTTGTCAACATCTAGGAAGGGAAAGAAGTCAGGCCTACAGTCACCTGTGTGGATCCGGCCGTCAGATCCTGAAGATGACCAGGTACAGAGCGCAATTTTTGAGATATCTAAGATGATGTCTCGAATAGTTCAGAACAGTCAGTCGGAACCGCAAGAGCCATCTTCACCTTGA
- the LOC124684033 gene encoding ras-related protein Rab11A-like: protein MEEDYVFKVVVIGDSGVGKTQLLGRFTRDEFHLDSKSTIGIEFQTRTVVIARRRVKAQIWDTAGQERYRAVTSAYYRGALGAMLVYDVTRRATFQHVARWVAELRAHADKSIVVVLVGNKADLAALPGRREVEVEEAEAFAEEQGLFFFEASALSGDNVEAAFMGLLGEIHATVSKKRLEVEDQVAKGGGDGVADVLVLKGLSLSQELSMMETSAMKTPSRCSSCS, encoded by the coding sequence ATGGAGGAGGACTACGTGTTCAAGGTGGTGGTGATCGGCGACTCGGGGGTGGGGAAGACGCAGCTGCTGGGGCGCTTCACCCGCGACGAGTTCCACCTCGACTCCAAGTCCACCATCGGCATCGAGTTCCAGACGCGCACCGTCGTCATCGCGCGGCGGCGCGTCAAGGCCCAGATCTGGGACACGGCGGGGCAGGAGCGGTACAGGGCGGTCACCAGCGCCTACTACCGGGGCGCGCTGGGCGCCATGCTCGTCTACGACGTCACCCGGCGCGCCACCTTCCAGCACGtcgcgcggtgggtcgccgagctCCGCGCGCACGCCGACAAGTCCATCGTCGTCGTGCTCGTCGGCAACAAGGCCGACCTCGCCGCGCTGCCGGGACGCCGCGAGGTGGAGGTTGAGGAGGCGGAGGCTTTCGCAGAGGAGCAGGGGCTCTTCTTCTTCGAGGCGTCCGCGCTCAGCGGGGACAACGTCGAGGCCGCGTTCATGGGTCTGCTCGGGGAGATACACGCCACCGTGTCCAAGAAACGGCTGGAGGTGGAGGACCAGGTGGCGAAAGGCGGCGGTGATGGTGTCGCCGACGTGCTGGTGCTCAAGGGGTTGTCGCTGTCTCAGGAGCTGTCCATGATGGAAACCAGCGCCATGAAGACACCAAGCAGGTGTTCTTCATGCTCCTGA
- the LOC124660844 gene encoding uncharacterized protein LOC124660844, which produces MDAAVSLHHHGALPAAATSSLPPHHQQHRSLHLKHPLPTISTRLTTTLPPSRTPRRSSTSTTAPPPVPARAATTISSARAATGYAAALADASLRAGTLPRAARHASALLRRLQDPPRGQRLEEADGRVSALVRMLVGKGKGGMVADVLAEFAAICDRLLAPPPNSASSKRAHSRASYSY; this is translated from the coding sequence ATGGACGCGGCCGTCTCCCTGCACCACCACGGCgcgctccccgccgccgccacctcctcactccctccccaccaccagcAACACCGCTCCCTCCACCTCAAACACCCTCTCCCCACCATCTCCACCCGCCTCACCACCACCTTGCCGCCATCCAGGACGCCCCGCCGCTCCTCCACATCCACCACCGCTCCACCGCCCGTCCCAgcgcgcgccgccaccaccatcagcAGCGCCCGCGCCGCCACGGGCTACGCGGCCGCGCTGGCCGACGCGTCCCTGCGCGCGGGCACGCTGCCACGAGCCGCCCGCCACGCAAgcgcgctcctccgccgcctccaggaCCCGCCGCGCGGGCAGCGCCTCGAGGAGGCCGACGGCCGGGTGAGCGCGCTCGTCAGGATGCTCGTCGGCAAGGGCAAGGGCGGCATGGTCGCCGACGTCCTCGCCGAGTTCGCCGCCATCTGCGACCGCCTGCTCGCACCGCCGCCCAACTCGGCCTCGAGCAAGCGCGCCCACTCACGCGCCTCCTACTCCTACTGA